In Pseudorasbora parva isolate DD20220531a chromosome 9, ASM2467924v1, whole genome shotgun sequence, the following proteins share a genomic window:
- the cyp8b1.1 gene encoding 7-alpha-hydroxycholest-4-en-3-one 12-alpha-hydroxylase translates to MGSLLQILIALFISVIGALYLLGSFRRRRPGEPPLDKGPIPWLGHVLEFRKDTAKFLQRMKEKHGDIFTVQLGGFYFTFITDPLSFGSVVKEARTKLDFTKFAEQLVARVFGYHSLENEHKFLQASSTKHLMGDGLVVMTQAMMCNLQNLMLHSVGSGDDKPWQETGLFAYSYNIVFRAGYLALFGNESHKSTGTLEKAKQVDREHSNELFWEFRKYDQLFPNLAYGVLGPSEKMEAERLKRLFWNTLSVQKMRSRDNISGWVHEQQQVRAEQGMEELMQDRYMFLLLWASQGNTGPAAFWLLLYLMKHPEAMSSIKNEVEQVLRETGQEVKQGGPLIDLTRDMLLKTPILDSAVEETLRLTAAPVLTRAVMLDMTINMANGQEYKIREGDRVAIFPYIAVQVDPEVYPDPFTFKYDRFLTPNGSKKTDFYKGGKKLKYYNMPWGAGTTMCPGRFFATNELKQFVFLMLSYFDLELINPNEEIPGIDIRRWGFGSMQPTKDIQFRYRLRF, encoded by the coding sequence ATGGGCAGCCTCCTTCAAATCCTCATTGCTCTTTTTATCTCTGTTATAGGTGCCCTCTACCTTTTGGGGTCTTTTCGCCGCAGGCGACCTGGAGAACCCCCTCTGGATAAGGGCCCTATTCCTTGGCTTGGTCATGTGCTGGAATTCAGGAAGGACACAGCCAAATTCCTGCAGAGAATGAAAGAAAAACACGGAgatatttttacagtgcagctaGGAGGATTTTATTTCACTTTCATTACAGATCCACTTTCTTTTGGCTCAGTGGTTAAAGAGGCAAGAACAAAGCTGGACTTTACTAAATTTGCAGAGCAACTGGTTGCAAGAGTATTTGGCTATCATTCCTTGGAAAATGAACACAAGTTTCTCCAGGCGTCAAGTACCAAGCATCTCATGGGAGATGGTCTGGTTGTTATGACTCAGGCCATGATGTGCAATCTTCAAAATTTGATGCTCCACAGCGTTGGATCTGGGGATGACAAGCCATGGCAAGAAACTGGACTATTTGCTTACAGCTACAACATTGTCTTTCGTGCTGGCTATCTGGCACTGTTTGGTAATGAGTCACACAAAAGTACAGGGACTTTGGAAAAAGCTAAGCAAGTAGACCGGGAGCATTCAAATGAACTTTTCTGGGAATTCAGAAAATATGATCAGTTATTCCCGAATCTGGCTTATGGTGTCCTGGGACCCAGTGAGAAGATGGAGGCAGAGCGTTTGAAAAGGCTGTTCTGGAACACACTTTCAGTGCAGAAGATGAGATCTAGAGACAACATCAGCGGCTGGGTACATGAACAGCAACAGGTGAGAGCTGAACAGGGCATGGAAGAGTTAATGCAGGATCGATACATGTTTCTGCTTCTGTGGGCATCTCAGGGAAACACAGGTCCTGCAGCATTCTGGCTACTCTTGTATCTGATGAAGCACCCTGAGGCTATGAGCAGCATTAAGAATGAAGTTGAACAGGTGCTCAGAGAAACAGGACAGGAGGTAAAACAAGGTGGGCCACTAATTGACCTGACTAGGGATATGCTCCTCAAAACTCCTATCCTAGACAGTGCAGTGGAGGAGACCCTTCGTCTAACAGCTGCCCCTGTCCTTACAAGAGCTGTCATGCTGGATATGACCATCAACATGGCCAACGGACAAGAGTACAAGATCCGTGAGGGTGACAGAGTGGCGATTTTCCCCTACATAGCTGTTCAGGTAGACCCAGAAGTTTACCCAGATCCTTTTACCTTCAAGTATGACCGTTTTCTCACACCAAATGGAAGCAAAAAGACTGATTTTTACAAGGGTGGAAAGAAACTCAAGTATTACAACATGCCTTGGGGAGCAGGAACGACTATGTGCCCAGGAAGATTCTTCGCCACAAATGAGCTGAAACAGTTTGTCTTTCTCATGCTGTCCTACTTTGACTTGGAGCTGATAAACCCAAATGAAGAGATTCCAGGCATTGATATCAGACGATGGGGCTTTGGCTCCATGCAACCAACTAAAGACATCCAGTTTAGATACAGACTTCGATTTTGA